The Planctomycetia bacterium DNA window ATGGCCCAAATACCCGGTAGCCATACAGTTGGCCGGGCTTGATTCCAGGCAGATACACATGCCAGACATGATCGGTATGTTGTCGTATGGCTATTTGATGAGAAGCAATTGCATCATGAGGCTCATTGAATAGACAGAGCTCCACCGAAGTAGCTGCTTCGGAGAACAGGGCAAAATTGGTTCCCCAGCCATCAAATGTTGCACCTAATGGCGAAGGCTTGCCTAACCTGGGATGTATCATGGAGTCCGTCACGGTACTGAGCCTGTACATTCACATTTGCCGAATTTGTCTGTCATTAATTTGCCTGAAATATCGGCAACGGTGCAGCAGCTTGCGGGCTGGCTGATTGGAAGTTCAATCCCAACAGTGCACTCACCGTGGCAGCAACCTGTGATTGCGTGGTGGCCACCTCTTTTCGCAAACCGAGTGCAGGGGTATCCGGACCAAGCACTCCAATCCAGATAAACTCAGCACCTTCCACTTTTTCACCATGATCCGTCCAGTTGATGCGGGTCATTCCCCGGCCATGATCTGTTGTCAGGATGATGGATGTTTTGTTCTGATACTGAGGCATTTGCTGCAACTTGGCCCACAACTCTGCTAGAAACTTATCTGCCTGGTGTGCTGAATTGAGATATAAATCATAACGCCGTCCATGCCCCCATTCATCCGTTTCACCCAGGCCGATATACATCACCCGTGGTTTATGCTGCTGAAGATAATCGAATGCAGATTCCATAGTTACGAAGTCAAATACATTATCAGGCCAATAGCGAGGCAATCTGTCCATAAACTCGTTCAAGTGCCTCTGCTTGTCAGACAGATTTTTGTCGAGCCGTGGCTGCCAGCCTGCGTGCACGAACAATCCGTTCTTATGTGATCGAAAGATGGATGGAAAAACATCCCACGTGCAGAACGCCGCTACTCTGTTCTTCAACCCAGGCTGCTGATTCAGATATTCGAGGACTGATAGATTCGGGTTTTCTCGCTTGTCGTTCGAATCGATACGCTGATCAGCGACTCCACAGAATAATTCACTGTAGCCTGGATAGGAAAATTTTAAACCATTAGTGCTTTTGCAATGTGCTTTGCTGGACGGATCACCAAATAGTTGTCCTTGTTTTGCCATGGTTCCCCATACGAAAGGTAAAAGCGCCTCTCGTCGCTCCTGTGCTTTTTCTCTCCAAAACTGATTCTTCAATCCAGGAATATCTTTTACACCTCCATTCTGCTTATCCATCAGTACTTCATCTGCTCCCGAGAACATTTCCTGCCAGCGGAAGCCATCCCAGGTAATGACAATCACATT harbors:
- a CDS encoding alkaline phosphatase family protein, translating into MKALIGLVLMLASIHACAVAQNNTGKTENVIVITWDGFRWQEMFSGADEVLMDKQNGGVKDIPGLKNQFWREKAQERREALLPFVWGTMAKQGQLFGDPSSKAHCKSTNGLKFSYPGYSELFCGVADQRIDSNDKRENPNLSVLEYLNQQPGLKNRVAAFCTWDVFPSIFRSHKNGLFVHAGWQPRLDKNLSDKQRHLNEFMDRLPRYWPDNVFDFVTMESAFDYLQQHKPRVMYIGLGETDEWGHGRRYDLYLNSAHQADKFLAELWAKLQQMPQYQNKTSIILTTDHGRGMTRINWTDHGEKVEGAEFIWIGVLGPDTPALGLRKEVATTQSQVAATVSALLGLNFQSASPQAAAPLPIFQAN